One Primulina huaijiensis isolate GDHJ02 chromosome 5, ASM1229523v2, whole genome shotgun sequence DNA segment encodes these proteins:
- the LOC140976243 gene encoding ADP-ribosylation factor-like protein 2 isoform X2 has product MGLLSIIRKIKIKRKEKEMRILMVGLDNSGKTTIVLKINGEDTSVISPTLGFNIKTINYQKYTLNIWDVGGQKTIRSYWRNYFEQTDGLIWVVDSSDIRRLNDCKYELDNLLKEERLSGASLLIFANKQDIQGSLSPDEIAKQWIKPDIGELWDVAHIPGNDSLKDLIGWFKTLPLEFTCSIK; this is encoded by the exons ATGGGTCTACTCAGTATCATCcgcaaaatcaaaatcaaacgcAAGGAGAAGGAGATGCGCATTCTCATGGT GGGTCTTGACAATTCAGGAAAGACAACAATAGTGTTAAAAATCAATGGTGAAGACACCAGTGTTATCAGTCCAACACTTGGCTTCAACATTAAAACCATCAATTACCAGAA GTACACTTTGAATATATGGGATGTTGGTGGGCAGAAAACCATAAGGTCCTATTGGAGGAACTATTTTGAGCAAACTGATGGGTTGATTTGGGTGGTCGATAGTTCAGATATCAGAAGGCTGAAcgattgcaaatatgagttggATAATCTTCTGAAAGAAGAG AGGCTATCAGGAGCATCGTTGTTGATTTTTGCTAATAAGCAAGATATACAAGGTTCTCTGTCACCAGATGAGATAGCTAAG CAATGGATAAAACCAGACATTGGAGAATTGTGGGATGTAGCGCATATACCGGGGAACGACTCCTTGAAGGATTTGATTGGTTGGTTCAAGACATTGCCTCTAGAATTTACGTGCTCGATTAAATGA
- the LOC140976243 gene encoding ADP-ribosylation factor-like protein 2 isoform X3, whose protein sequence is MVKTPVLSVQHLASTLKPSITRSMFLSYTLNIWDVGGQKTIRSYWRNYFEQTDGLIWVVDSSDIRRLNDCKYELDNLLKEERLSGASLLIFANKQDIQGSLSPDEIAKVLNLKQWIKPDIGELWDVAHIPGNDSLKDLIGWFKTLPLEFTCSIK, encoded by the exons ATGGTGAAGACACCAGTGTTATCAGTCCAACACTTGGCTTCAACATTAAAACCATCAATTACCAGAAGTATGTTCTTATC GTACACTTTGAATATATGGGATGTTGGTGGGCAGAAAACCATAAGGTCCTATTGGAGGAACTATTTTGAGCAAACTGATGGGTTGATTTGGGTGGTCGATAGTTCAGATATCAGAAGGCTGAAcgattgcaaatatgagttggATAATCTTCTGAAAGAAGAG AGGCTATCAGGAGCATCGTTGTTGATTTTTGCTAATAAGCAAGATATACAAGGTTCTCTGTCACCAGATGAGATAGCTAAG GTGCTCAACTTGAAGCAATGGATAAAACCAGACATTGGAGAATTGTGGGATGTAGCGCATATACCGGGGAACGACTCCTTGAAGGATTTGATTGGTTGGTTCAAGACATTGCCTCTAGAATTTACGTGCTCGATTAAATGA
- the LOC140976243 gene encoding ADP-ribosylation factor-like protein 2 isoform X4, translating into MGLLSIIRKIKIKRKEKEMRILMVYTLNIWDVGGQKTIRSYWRNYFEQTDGLIWVVDSSDIRRLNDCKYELDNLLKEERLSGASLLIFANKQDIQGSLSPDEIAKVLNLKQWIKPDIGELWDVAHIPGNDSLKDLIGWFKTLPLEFTCSIK; encoded by the exons ATGGGTCTACTCAGTATCATCcgcaaaatcaaaatcaaacgcAAGGAGAAGGAGATGCGCATTCTCATGGT GTACACTTTGAATATATGGGATGTTGGTGGGCAGAAAACCATAAGGTCCTATTGGAGGAACTATTTTGAGCAAACTGATGGGTTGATTTGGGTGGTCGATAGTTCAGATATCAGAAGGCTGAAcgattgcaaatatgagttggATAATCTTCTGAAAGAAGAG AGGCTATCAGGAGCATCGTTGTTGATTTTTGCTAATAAGCAAGATATACAAGGTTCTCTGTCACCAGATGAGATAGCTAAG GTGCTCAACTTGAAGCAATGGATAAAACCAGACATTGGAGAATTGTGGGATGTAGCGCATATACCGGGGAACGACTCCTTGAAGGATTTGATTGGTTGGTTCAAGACATTGCCTCTAGAATTTACGTGCTCGATTAAATGA
- the LOC140976243 gene encoding ADP-ribosylation factor-like protein 2 isoform X1, which produces MGLLSIIRKIKIKRKEKEMRILMVGLDNSGKTTIVLKINGEDTSVISPTLGFNIKTINYQKYTLNIWDVGGQKTIRSYWRNYFEQTDGLIWVVDSSDIRRLNDCKYELDNLLKEERLSGASLLIFANKQDIQGSLSPDEIAKVLNLKQWIKPDIGELWDVAHIPGNDSLKDLIGWFKTLPLEFTCSIK; this is translated from the exons ATGGGTCTACTCAGTATCATCcgcaaaatcaaaatcaaacgcAAGGAGAAGGAGATGCGCATTCTCATGGT GGGTCTTGACAATTCAGGAAAGACAACAATAGTGTTAAAAATCAATGGTGAAGACACCAGTGTTATCAGTCCAACACTTGGCTTCAACATTAAAACCATCAATTACCAGAA GTACACTTTGAATATATGGGATGTTGGTGGGCAGAAAACCATAAGGTCCTATTGGAGGAACTATTTTGAGCAAACTGATGGGTTGATTTGGGTGGTCGATAGTTCAGATATCAGAAGGCTGAAcgattgcaaatatgagttggATAATCTTCTGAAAGAAGAG AGGCTATCAGGAGCATCGTTGTTGATTTTTGCTAATAAGCAAGATATACAAGGTTCTCTGTCACCAGATGAGATAGCTAAG GTGCTCAACTTGAAGCAATGGATAAAACCAGACATTGGAGAATTGTGGGATGTAGCGCATATACCGGGGAACGACTCCTTGAAGGATTTGATTGGTTGGTTCAAGACATTGCCTCTAGAATTTACGTGCTCGATTAAATGA